One genomic segment of Peribacillus sp. FSL H8-0477 includes these proteins:
- the sigE gene encoding RNA polymerase sporulation sigma factor SigE produces the protein MKKFILRLTYYWYKILFKLGLKSDEVFYIGGSEALPPPLTKEEEEVLINKLPKGDETARAMLIERNLRLVVYIARKFENTGINIEDLISIGTIGLIKAVNTFNPEKKIKLATYASRCIENEILMYLRRNNKIRSEVSFDEPLNIDWDGNELLLSDVLGTDDDIITKDLEANVDRKLLSKALTQLSDREKQIMELRFGLAGEEEKTQKDVADMLGISQSYISRLEKRIIKRLRKEFNKMV, from the coding sequence TTGAAAAAATTTATTCTTCGTCTCACGTATTATTGGTATAAAATATTGTTTAAATTAGGCCTGAAATCAGATGAAGTTTTTTACATAGGAGGTAGTGAAGCCCTGCCTCCGCCGCTGACAAAGGAAGAGGAAGAAGTGTTAATCAACAAACTTCCCAAAGGGGATGAAACTGCTCGGGCAATGCTGATTGAACGAAATTTACGTCTTGTTGTTTATATTGCGAGAAAGTTCGAAAACACTGGAATTAATATTGAAGATTTAATTAGTATTGGTACGATTGGCTTAATTAAAGCGGTCAATACCTTTAATCCTGAGAAGAAGATTAAGCTTGCTACGTATGCTTCTAGATGTATTGAAAATGAAATACTCATGTATCTTCGAAGAAATAATAAAATCAGGTCCGAAGTTTCATTTGATGAGCCGCTTAATATCGATTGGGATGGGAATGAATTGCTGCTTTCGGATGTCCTTGGTACGGATGATGATATCATTACGAAAGATCTTGAAGCGAATGTAGATCGTAAATTATTATCTAAAGCGCTAACACAGCTTTCAGACCGAGAAAAACAAATAATGGAACTGCGTTTTGGTTTGGCCGGTGAGGAAGAAAAAACACAAAAGGATGTAGCAGATATGCTTGGGATTTCGCAATCTTATATTTCACGTCTAGAAAAACGGATTATTAAAAGATTACGAAAAGAATTTAATAAAATGGTTTAA
- the ftsA gene encoding cell division protein FtsA, with amino-acid sequence MNNNEIYVSLDIGTSSVKVIIGEMVNETLNIIGVGNVKSDGLKKGSIVDIDETVQSIQRAVEQAERMIGMEISKVVVGISGNHVTLQPCHGVVAVSSENKEITQNDVQRVREAAELITIPSDREIIDVLPIHYKVDELDEINDPRGMIGVRLEMRGILITGLRTILHNTLRCVEKAGLEITDIALQPLAAGSLVLSKDEKELGVALLDIGGGSTTLAVFEQGYLKHSLVIPIGGETLTKDLSIVLRTSTDEAEKIKIKHGHAFYDDASEEDVFNIPIIGSDQQQPCNQLMLSDIIEARMTEIFEMVMDELHRLGFEDIPGGFVLTGGVVKMPGVLELAQYVFQNRVRAAEPNYIGVREPQYTTAVGLIKHACKKARAVNSHSKTPVAAGSVKEKNEQRSTQKQNQQVKERSEKKPVEKGESKFKKIMGYFFE; translated from the coding sequence GTGAACAACAATGAAATATACGTAAGTCTTGACATCGGTACATCCAGTGTGAAAGTAATCATTGGGGAAATGGTCAACGAAACACTAAATATAATCGGTGTAGGAAACGTTAAATCCGATGGGTTAAAAAAAGGTTCGATTGTCGACATAGATGAAACTGTCCAGTCCATTCAACGTGCAGTTGAACAGGCAGAGAGAATGATTGGAATGGAAATAAGCAAAGTGGTCGTCGGTATCAGCGGAAATCATGTCACGCTTCAGCCGTGCCACGGTGTAGTAGCTGTATCGAGCGAAAATAAAGAGATCACACAAAATGATGTGCAGCGTGTCCGTGAAGCAGCAGAGCTAATTACCATTCCATCCGATCGGGAAATCATTGATGTGCTTCCTATTCATTATAAAGTGGATGAATTAGATGAAATTAATGATCCAAGAGGCATGATTGGTGTTCGTCTCGAAATGAGAGGAATCTTAATCACCGGCTTACGCACAATCTTACATAATACATTACGCTGTGTAGAAAAAGCAGGTCTTGAAATTACTGATATAGCGCTGCAGCCCCTGGCCGCTGGATCGTTGGTATTATCTAAAGATGAAAAAGAACTAGGAGTAGCGCTTCTGGATATTGGCGGAGGTTCAACTACACTTGCTGTTTTTGAACAAGGATATCTAAAGCATTCCTTAGTTATTCCAATCGGCGGTGAAACACTGACGAAGGATTTATCAATTGTTCTGCGTACTTCAACTGATGAAGCAGAGAAAATTAAAATTAAGCATGGTCATGCTTTTTATGATGATGCTTCTGAAGAAGATGTATTTAATATTCCAATTATCGGGAGTGACCAACAGCAGCCATGCAACCAGCTGATGCTCTCTGATATTATTGAAGCGAGAATGACCGAGATATTTGAAATGGTCATGGACGAGCTTCATAGACTCGGTTTCGAGGATATTCCAGGTGGTTTTGTTCTTACCGGTGGAGTAGTTAAAATGCCGGGTGTTTTAGAGCTTGCCCAGTATGTGTTCCAAAATAGAGTAAGAGCAGCAGAACCGAATTATATCGGAGTTCGTGAACCACAATACACTACAGCGGTAGGTCTAATTAAGCATGCTTGCAAAAAAGCAAGAGCAGTGAACAGTCATTCAAAAACCCCAGTAGCTGCAGGTTCTGTTAAAGAAAAAAATGAGCAGCGCTCAACACAAAAACAAAATCAACAAGTAAAAGAACGTTCAGAGAAAAAACCGGTGGAAAAAGGTGAATCCAAATTCAAAAAAATCATGGGTTACTTTTTTGAATAG
- the ftsZ gene encoding cell division protein FtsZ yields the protein MLEFDSNLDSLATIKVIGVGGGGNNAVNRMIEHGVQGVEFISVNTDAQALNLSKAEIKMQIGGKLTRGLGAGANPEVGKKAAEESKEQIEEALRGSDMVFVTAGMGGGTGTGAAPVIAQIAKEIGALTVGVVTRPFTFEGRKRATSAQGGISAMKEAVDTLIVIPNDRLLEIVDKSTPMLEAFREADNVLRQGVQGISDLIAVPGLINLDFADVKTIMSNKGSALMGIGISSGENRAAEAAKKAISSPLLETSIDGAQGVLMNITGGTNLSLFEVQEAADIVAIASDQDVNMIFGSVINENLKDEIVVTVIATGFNETEAPRPAQTSRPSYGQPRQTAAPGIKRETKREEPVEQPVKNTNQADEALDIPAFLRNRNRRR from the coding sequence ATGTTAGAGTTTGATTCTAATTTAGATTCATTAGCAACTATAAAAGTAATAGGGGTTGGCGGCGGAGGAAACAACGCGGTAAACCGAATGATTGAACATGGTGTTCAGGGAGTAGAGTTTATTTCAGTTAACACCGATGCTCAAGCACTTAATCTATCAAAAGCTGAAATTAAGATGCAAATAGGCGGCAAGCTGACTCGTGGATTAGGAGCAGGTGCAAATCCGGAAGTTGGGAAAAAGGCTGCAGAAGAAAGCAAAGAACAAATTGAAGAGGCTTTAAGAGGGTCGGATATGGTATTCGTTACTGCAGGTATGGGAGGCGGAACCGGAACAGGTGCTGCACCTGTCATTGCACAGATTGCTAAAGAAATCGGTGCTTTAACTGTTGGTGTTGTTACTCGACCATTTACCTTTGAAGGACGTAAAAGAGCAACTTCAGCACAGGGCGGAATTTCAGCCATGAAAGAAGCTGTTGATACGTTAATTGTTATTCCAAACGACCGCTTACTTGAAATTGTTGATAAGAGTACACCGATGCTTGAAGCATTCCGTGAAGCAGATAATGTTTTACGTCAAGGTGTACAAGGGATTTCCGATTTAATTGCTGTACCTGGTTTAATTAACCTTGATTTTGCCGATGTAAAAACCATCATGTCAAATAAGGGTTCAGCTTTAATGGGTATTGGGATCTCTTCTGGCGAAAACCGTGCTGCTGAAGCCGCTAAAAAAGCAATCTCAAGTCCGTTGCTTGAAACATCAATCGATGGCGCACAGGGCGTGCTGATGAACATCACTGGTGGAACAAACCTCAGTCTATTTGAAGTTCAAGAGGCGGCTGATATTGTAGCCATTGCATCTGATCAAGATGTAAATATGATTTTCGGATCTGTAATCAATGAGAACCTTAAGGATGAAATTGTTGTCACTGTTATTGCAACTGGCTTCAATGAAACAGAGGCTCCAAGACCAGCTCAAACCTCTCGTCCATCATATGGTCAGCCAAGACAAACAGCTGCTCCAGGTATCAAACGTGAAACAAAACGTGAAGAGCCTGTAGAACAGCCTGTAAAAAATACTAATCAAGCGGATGAAGCGTTGGATATTCCTGCTTTTCTTCGCAACCGAAATAGACGTCGTTAA
- the spoVE gene encoding stage V sporulation protein E, whose protein sequence is MRCFVLPLKKSNPDLVLIIVTLSLLAIGLIMVYSASAIWATYKFEGDSFYFVKRQMLFAFVGVIAMFFIMNVDYWTWRTWSKVIIIVCFILLVIVLVPGIGMARNGSRSWIGVGAFSIQPSEFMKLAMIAFLAKFLSERQKLITSFKKGLLPSLGMVFLAFGLIMLQPDLGTGTVMIGTCIVMIFISGARVSHFILLGLIGVAGFVGLILSAPYRMKRITSFLDPWEDPLGSGFQIIQSLYAIGPGGLFGLGLGQSRQKFFYLPEPQTDFIFAILSEELGFIGGTLVILLFALLLWRGIRIALGAPDLYGSLIAVGIIAMVAIQVMINIGVVIGLMPVTGITLPFLSYGGSSLTLMLIAIGVLLNISRYSRY, encoded by the coding sequence ATGAGGTGTTTCGTTTTGCCATTAAAAAAATCCAATCCCGATTTAGTATTAATTATCGTTACTCTAAGTCTTTTGGCCATCGGTTTAATTATGGTATACAGCGCGAGCGCCATTTGGGCCACCTATAAATTTGAGGGTGATTCCTTTTATTTTGTTAAAAGGCAGATGCTGTTCGCGTTTGTTGGAGTCATCGCAATGTTTTTTATTATGAATGTTGATTATTGGACCTGGAGAACATGGTCTAAGGTGATTATTATCGTGTGTTTTATACTCTTGGTTATTGTTTTAGTACCAGGAATAGGTATGGCTAGGAATGGTTCGCGAAGCTGGATTGGAGTTGGAGCCTTTAGCATCCAGCCCTCAGAATTTATGAAACTGGCTATGATTGCTTTTCTGGCAAAGTTTCTGTCAGAACGGCAAAAGCTCATCACGTCATTTAAAAAAGGTCTGCTGCCTTCGCTTGGAATGGTCTTTTTAGCTTTTGGATTAATTATGTTACAGCCTGACCTTGGTACAGGCACGGTTATGATTGGGACATGTATTGTCATGATATTTATTTCGGGAGCAAGGGTCAGTCATTTCATTCTATTAGGTCTAATTGGTGTGGCAGGGTTTGTCGGACTGATACTATCCGCTCCCTATCGAATGAAACGGATTACCTCATTCCTTGATCCATGGGAAGATCCGCTTGGGAGCGGCTTTCAAATAATCCAGTCACTTTACGCAATTGGACCAGGGGGACTGTTCGGTCTTGGGTTAGGCCAAAGTCGTCAAAAGTTTTTCTATCTTCCAGAACCCCAGACCGATTTTATATTTGCGATTTTGTCTGAGGAACTTGGTTTTATTGGCGGAACATTGGTCATTCTATTATTTGCCCTGTTATTATGGCGGGGAATCAGGATTGCACTCGGTGCACCAGATTTATATGGAAGCTTGATTGCAGTTGGAATTATTGCGATGGTCGCCATTCAAGTGATGATTAATATTGGCGTAGTCATTGGATTGATGCCGGTAACAGGAATCACCCTTCCGTTTTTAAGTTATGGAGGGTCATCTCTAACTCTTATGTTGATTGCCATCGGTGTCTTGTTAAATATCAGTAGATATTCTAGATATTAA
- the spoIIGA gene encoding sigma-E processing peptidase SpoIIGA — translation MTLYLDVIWLLNWLFDCLLLSWTSVILKMKVPLWRIALGGLLGSMIILLAFTPYSELADQVPIKLLFSVVMVVAVFGFSRWMTFIKRLACLYFITFLSGGILLGLHFLFEYKIVSESPNRYAGINAYGDPMSWVFVLIGFPIAWQFSRRTLTSIEMNTLSFDQIVEVTIKIDFFECTLAGFIDSGNQLYDPITRSPVMIVSLWGAEDSVPPDMLKLFKEDSFHLNGHDQEYTWSNRIRIIPCKVVGKDHQLLTAIKPDSIRIKHKNAQFEVERGFISFTLQQLSPDNRYQCIVHPKMLSGVPTLHVS, via the coding sequence TTGACTTTATATTTGGATGTCATTTGGCTGTTAAATTGGCTCTTTGACTGCTTGCTTCTTAGCTGGACTTCAGTCATTTTGAAAATGAAGGTCCCACTTTGGAGAATAGCTTTAGGCGGACTTCTTGGATCCATGATTATCTTACTGGCTTTTACACCCTATAGCGAACTTGCCGATCAAGTACCAATAAAATTACTGTTTTCTGTTGTAATGGTCGTGGCTGTATTTGGATTTAGCAGATGGATGACATTCATTAAACGTTTAGCCTGCCTTTATTTCATTACTTTTTTATCCGGCGGTATATTACTAGGGCTGCATTTCTTATTTGAATATAAAATTGTTTCTGAGAGCCCGAATAGGTATGCAGGAATTAACGCATATGGCGATCCGATGAGCTGGGTTTTTGTTTTAATTGGTTTTCCAATCGCCTGGCAATTTTCGAGGCGTACTCTAACAAGCATAGAAATGAATACCCTATCTTTTGATCAAATAGTAGAAGTAACGATAAAAATTGATTTCTTTGAATGTACATTAGCTGGTTTTATTGATAGTGGAAACCAATTATACGATCCCATTACCCGTTCTCCCGTGATGATTGTTTCACTTTGGGGTGCGGAAGACTCGGTACCTCCTGATATGCTAAAACTTTTTAAAGAGGACAGCTTCCACTTGAACGGTCACGATCAAGAATATACCTGGTCCAATCGAATACGGATTATTCCGTGTAAAGTAGTTGGCAAAGACCATCAGCTGCTAACCGCTATAAAGCCTGACTCAATACGTATCAAGCACAAAAATGCTCAATTTGAGGTAGAGAGAGGGTTCATTTCATTTACCCTTCAACAGTTGTCACCTGATAATCGTTACCAATGTATTGTACATCCTAAGATGCTGTCTGGAGTTCCTACCCTGCATGTATCCTAA
- a CDS encoding YggS family pyridoxal phosphate-dependent enzyme codes for MKVTENLQRIEENILQACRRSGRNRQEVRVIAVTKYVSIERAAEALKAGIFDLGENRDEGLLAKFEVLKDKPVWHYIGSLQTRKVRNIIDKVTYIHSLDRLSLADEIQKRALAPVNCLVQVNVSGEESKHGLAPEAVLDFVRSAAALEKITIAGLMTMAPFTDDENVIRNCFKQLRDLQSEIQQEQIEGAPCLELSMGMSNDYEIAIEEGATMIRIGTALVGEDS; via the coding sequence GTGAAGGTTACAGAAAATCTACAACGCATTGAAGAAAATATCCTGCAGGCCTGTCGGAGAAGCGGCCGGAATCGTCAAGAAGTAAGAGTAATTGCGGTGACTAAGTATGTGTCGATTGAACGTGCTGCTGAAGCACTTAAGGCAGGAATTTTCGACTTAGGTGAAAATAGGGATGAAGGATTACTTGCAAAATTCGAGGTTTTGAAGGACAAGCCTGTATGGCATTATATAGGGTCACTCCAGACTAGAAAAGTGCGAAATATTATTGATAAGGTAACTTATATCCATTCTTTAGACCGGTTATCGTTAGCTGATGAAATCCAAAAGAGAGCCTTAGCTCCCGTAAATTGTTTGGTACAAGTGAATGTTTCCGGTGAGGAGTCTAAACATGGTCTTGCTCCAGAAGCTGTCCTTGACTTTGTAAGAAGTGCAGCAGCGCTTGAAAAGATTACGATAGCAGGCTTAATGACAATGGCTCCATTCACAGATGATGAAAACGTCATCAGAAACTGTTTTAAACAATTAAGAGATCTTCAATCAGAAATTCAACAGGAACAAATTGAAGGGGCACCCTGTTTAGAACTTTCAATGGGAATGTCCAATGATTATGAAATAGCCATAGAGGAAGGCGCAACGATGATCCGCATAGGAACCGCATTAGTTGGCGAAGATTCTTAA
- a CDS encoding YggT family protein — MLLVLSIIASVIEIYSFALIIYILMSWFPNARETAIGRFLATICEPYLAPFSKFVPPIGMLDLSPLVALIVLNLAGSGLAQLGHWIV, encoded by the coding sequence ATGTTGTTAGTATTAAGTATCATTGCATCTGTAATTGAAATCTATTCCTTTGCATTAATTATCTACATCTTAATGTCTTGGTTTCCAAATGCCCGTGAAACGGCAATCGGACGTTTTTTAGCAACAATTTGTGAACCTTACTTAGCACCGTTCAGTAAGTTCGTTCCGCCAATCGGGATGCTTGATTTGTCTCCGCTTGTCGCGCTGATTGTACTGAATTTGGCGGGAAGTGGTCTAGCTCAGCTTGGACACTGGATTGTCTAA
- a CDS encoding cell division protein SepF: protein MTIVSKFKSFFALDDEYEYEMKEENMKEEPFEPKVVKGSKQTQNTHSSNQNIVSLQSVQKSSKVVLLEPRAYSEAQEVSDNLKSHRAVVVNLQRIQHDQAKRIVDFLSGTVYAIGGDIQKIGTDIFLCTPPNVDVSGNITGFTVEEEYEESRW, encoded by the coding sequence ATGACGATTGTATCGAAGTTTAAATCATTCTTTGCGCTGGATGACGAATATGAATATGAAATGAAAGAAGAAAACATGAAAGAAGAACCGTTTGAACCTAAGGTGGTCAAGGGTTCTAAGCAGACTCAAAACACACATTCATCAAATCAGAATATCGTAAGTTTGCAAAGTGTGCAGAAATCTTCTAAAGTAGTATTATTGGAACCACGTGCATATTCTGAAGCGCAGGAGGTCTCTGACAATTTGAAAAGCCATCGGGCTGTTGTAGTTAATTTGCAACGTATTCAGCATGATCAAGCTAAACGAATTGTCGATTTTCTAAGCGGAACAGTTTATGCTATTGGTGGGGATATCCAAAAAATAGGTACAGATATTTTCTTATGTACTCCCCCAAATGTTGATGTTTCCGGTAATATTACTGGTTTTACTGTTGAAGAGGAGTACGAAGAATCGAGGTGGTAA
- the murD gene encoding UDP-N-acetylmuramoyl-L-alanine--D-glutamate ligase, with protein MKETTNYLRKKILVLGLAKSGVTAASLLHKLGAFVTVNDMKPLSENPEAQGLLEQGIKVVCGSHPIELLDEGFELIVKNPGIPYRNPLIKGAIDKGIPVITEVELAYQVSKAPFVGITGTNGKTTTTTLIFEMLERGGKRPLIAGNIGTVASGVAEKAEDEDNIVIELSSFQLMGIDEFKPEIAIVTNIYDAHLDYHSSKQEYINAKAAITANQTKSDYFIYNADQEETRQMAAETLAELVPFSTNTKHENGAYIEAEAVYFRGEKIVDLSAIVLPGQHNQENILAAVAAAKLKGTSNEVIQEVLATFHGVQHRLQYVTAINERRFYNDSKATNILAASKALSAFSEPVILLAGGLDRGNEFDELKPYLGHVKAVITFGETAEKIERVAREAGITIIKRVDNVEKAVPEAFGISAKGDCILLSPACASWDQYKSFEVRGDMFVEAVHKLK; from the coding sequence ATGAAAGAGACAACAAACTATTTACGAAAAAAAATTCTTGTCTTAGGTTTAGCTAAAAGCGGGGTTACCGCTGCATCCTTATTGCATAAGTTAGGTGCGTTTGTGACGGTAAATGATATGAAACCTCTTTCAGAAAACCCTGAGGCACAGGGGCTGCTTGAACAGGGGATTAAAGTAGTTTGTGGCAGCCATCCAATTGAGCTTTTGGATGAAGGCTTTGAATTAATTGTTAAAAACCCAGGTATCCCATATAGAAATCCTTTAATAAAAGGAGCAATTGATAAAGGTATTCCTGTTATTACAGAAGTTGAACTAGCGTATCAGGTCAGTAAAGCTCCGTTTGTGGGGATTACGGGTACAAACGGGAAGACCACAACGACAACCTTAATCTTTGAAATGTTAGAAAGAGGCGGCAAGCGTCCCCTGATTGCAGGAAACATAGGGACTGTAGCATCAGGTGTTGCTGAGAAAGCTGAAGATGAAGACAACATAGTCATAGAATTATCTTCGTTCCAGTTAATGGGGATCGACGAATTTAAACCAGAAATAGCGATTGTCACAAATATATATGATGCTCATTTGGACTACCATAGTTCAAAACAGGAGTATATTAATGCTAAAGCCGCAATTACGGCTAATCAGACGAAATCAGATTATTTTATTTACAATGCAGATCAAGAAGAAACAAGACAGATGGCTGCTGAAACACTCGCTGAACTAGTACCTTTTTCTACAAATACGAAACATGAAAATGGAGCGTACATAGAAGCTGAAGCAGTATATTTCCGCGGGGAGAAAATTGTAGACCTTTCAGCAATTGTTCTGCCTGGACAGCATAATCAGGAAAACATCTTAGCAGCTGTTGCGGCCGCTAAGTTGAAAGGAACATCCAATGAAGTGATACAAGAGGTTTTAGCGACGTTTCATGGTGTTCAGCACCGACTGCAATATGTGACTGCAATTAATGAACGCAGATTTTATAATGATTCTAAGGCTACTAATATTCTGGCAGCCAGCAAAGCACTCTCTGCTTTCTCAGAACCAGTCATCTTGCTTGCGGGAGGCTTGGACCGCGGCAATGAGTTTGATGAACTAAAGCCCTATCTAGGGCATGTTAAAGCGGTGATTACGTTTGGCGAAACAGCAGAAAAAATTGAACGTGTTGCGAGAGAAGCAGGAATAACAATCATTAAACGTGTCGATAATGTAGAAAAGGCCGTGCCAGAAGCATTTGGCATCTCGGCTAAAGGTGATTGTATTCTGCTTTCTCCGGCATGTGCCAGCTGGGACCAATATAAAAGTTTTGAGGTACGTGGTGACATGTTTGTGGAAGCAGTGCATAAACTGAAATAA
- the sigG gene encoding RNA polymerase sporulation sigma factor SigG, whose protein sequence is MSRNKVEICGVDTSKLPVLKNDEMRKLFKEMQEGDKYARETLVNGNLRLVLSVIQRFNNRGEYVDDLFQVGCIGLMKSIDNFDLGQNVKFSTYAVPMIIGEIRRYLRDNNPIRVSRSLRDIAYKALQVKEKLMSRTLREPTAQEIAKELGVSHEEIVFALDAIQDPVSLFEPIYNDGGDPIYVLDQLSDEKNKDSQWIDEIALNEGMRRLNEREKMILKKRFFQGKTQMEVADEIGISQAQVSRLEKAAIRQMNKNIQH, encoded by the coding sequence TTGTCTCGAAATAAAGTTGAGATTTGTGGAGTAGACACATCGAAATTGCCCGTTTTAAAGAATGATGAAATGAGAAAACTTTTTAAAGAAATGCAAGAAGGCGATAAATACGCTAGAGAAACACTGGTCAATGGCAATTTAAGACTCGTATTAAGTGTGATTCAGCGCTTTAATAATCGAGGAGAGTATGTAGATGATCTATTTCAGGTGGGCTGTATAGGATTGATGAAATCGATTGATAATTTTGATTTAGGGCAAAATGTTAAATTTTCAACGTATGCAGTTCCAATGATTATAGGAGAAATCAGAAGGTATTTACGCGATAATAATCCTATCCGTGTCTCTCGTTCTTTAAGGGATATCGCCTATAAGGCTTTACAGGTTAAAGAAAAACTAATGAGCAGAACATTGAGGGAACCGACAGCACAAGAGATTGCTAAGGAGCTTGGCGTAAGTCATGAAGAAATTGTGTTCGCTCTTGATGCCATACAAGATCCAGTATCGTTGTTTGAACCGATTTATAATGATGGCGGCGATCCAATCTATGTGCTTGATCAATTAAGCGATGAAAAAAATAAAGACAGTCAGTGGATTGATGAAATTGCCTTGAATGAGGGGATGCGTCGACTTAATGAACGAGAAAAAATGATACTTAAAAAGAGGTTCTTCCAAGGAAAAACCCAAATGGAAGTGGCTGATGAAATTGGGATTTCTCAGGCGCAGGTTTCGAGATTAGAAAAAGCTGCGATTCGTCAGATGAATAAAAATATCCAGCATTGA
- the pgeF gene encoding peptidoglycan editing factor PgeF → MKEPFSKKEDQYLILENWAKLDPRLIAGVTTKNGGVSIGDFQQLNTAFHVNDAESVVVENREILSKKLEIPLTDWVGAEQTHETHIEKITSLHRGAGSSDYESALKATDGMYTDKRQLLLTLCFADCVPLYFYAPKGGMIGTAHAGWKGTVAGIGSKMVGLWKKEGIDPKQIYAVIGPSICRKCYVVDDKVINLVQKLLEETDEKPYNLISEGQYQLDLKQLNAQILEKSGVPKNNIEISALCTSCESDLFFSHRRDSGKTGRILSFIGWKED, encoded by the coding sequence ATGAAAGAACCCTTTAGTAAGAAAGAAGATCAATATCTTATATTAGAAAACTGGGCTAAACTAGATCCGCGATTAATTGCCGGAGTTACGACAAAAAACGGCGGCGTAAGCATAGGTGACTTTCAACAGCTTAACACAGCATTTCATGTAAATGATGCTGAATCGGTTGTTGTAGAAAATCGAGAAATATTATCAAAAAAACTTGAAATACCGCTTACAGATTGGGTGGGGGCAGAACAGACACATGAAACACATATTGAAAAGATTACAAGCCTACATAGGGGCGCTGGGTCAAGTGACTATGAGTCAGCCTTAAAGGCTACGGATGGCATGTATACCGATAAACGTCAGCTGTTATTAACGCTCTGCTTTGCTGACTGTGTCCCCCTATATTTCTATGCACCAAAGGGTGGAATGATTGGTACAGCACATGCAGGGTGGAAAGGAACAGTGGCTGGAATAGGTTCGAAAATGGTGGGATTATGGAAAAAAGAAGGGATTGATCCAAAGCAAATATATGCTGTAATTGGGCCGTCAATCTGCAGGAAATGTTATGTCGTAGACGACAAAGTTATTAATCTGGTGCAGAAATTGCTGGAAGAAACTGACGAAAAGCCATATAATTTAATTAGTGAGGGACAATACCAATTAGACTTAAAACAACTTAATGCTCAAATTCTAGAAAAATCTGGTGTTCCAAAGAATAATATTGAGATTTCAGCCTTATGTACAAGCTGTGAATCGGATTTGTTTTTTTCACATCGTCGTGATTCTGGAAAAACAGGCCGGATTTTAAGCTTTATCGGCTGGAAGGAGGATTAA
- a CDS encoding cell division protein FtsQ/DivIB: MAVKLTGEQACGWTVAASVPSGPYASFIREEVYKLENGKIVSIEDRIPKLKEVRKRKANRRLTMLLLVFFVLIACILYFLSPLSHIRSVEVEGNRYLSSAQISKASKLRKDASVWNVDKKETIANVKSLPEIKSVKVKVKLPNSIVIDVKEHTRMAYLVKADRFYPIMENGKILDKLQKGEIPVYAPVLLGYQEGEALNLLLEQLNDLPEAVLNSISEIYSEPTKTDKYHITMFMNDGFEVSATTRTLSEKLVHYPSIVGQLDPKVKGVIDLEVGSFFKAYEPVEDKKEKDTKQ, encoded by the coding sequence TTGGCTGTAAAGTTAACAGGTGAACAGGCCTGCGGTTGGACTGTTGCTGCTTCAGTACCATCAGGCCCGTACGCTTCATTTATTCGGGAAGAGGTGTACAAATTGGAGAACGGAAAGATTGTCTCAATAGAGGACCGCATCCCAAAACTGAAAGAAGTAAGGAAAAGAAAGGCTAATCGACGATTAACAATGTTACTCTTAGTATTTTTTGTTTTGATTGCTTGTATCCTGTATTTTCTTTCGCCGTTAAGTCATATTCGTTCAGTTGAGGTCGAAGGAAATCGGTATCTTTCATCCGCTCAAATCAGTAAAGCAAGCAAGCTGCGTAAGGATGCAAGCGTTTGGAACGTGGACAAAAAAGAAACGATTGCTAATGTAAAGTCATTGCCGGAAATAAAAAGTGTAAAAGTGAAGGTTAAATTGCCGAACTCAATCGTTATTGATGTAAAAGAACATACTCGTATGGCTTATTTAGTAAAAGCGGATCGGTTTTATCCAATTATGGAGAATGGAAAAATTCTGGACAAACTCCAAAAAGGAGAGATTCCTGTTTATGCGCCTGTATTGCTTGGCTATCAAGAAGGGGAAGCATTAAATCTGCTTCTAGAACAATTAAACGATTTGCCGGAAGCGGTTCTTAATTCAATATCTGAAATCTATTCTGAGCCAACCAAAACGGATAAATATCATATAACGATGTTTATGAATGATGGATTCGAGGTAAGTGCCACGACAAGAACATTGTCAGAAAAACTCGTTCATTATCCTTCAATTGTTGGTCAGCTTGATCCCAAAGTAAAAGGGGTGATTGACCTCGAAGTCGGTTCGTTTTTTAAAGCATACGAGCCTGTAGAGGATAAAAAAGAAAAAGACACTAAGCAATAA